A window of Oceanibaculum indicum P24 contains these coding sequences:
- the ugpE gene encoding sn-glycerol-3-phosphate ABC transporter permease UgpE — MIERRPGLTILSHIILLSGIAIVAFPLYVTFVASTVTQGEILQPPLPLVPGPHLIDNYTRALFEGSSKVVPVGQMMLNSLIMALVIAIGKIAISLTSAFAIVYFRFPFRMLCFWTIFITLMLPVEVRILPTFEVVADLGLLNSYGGLTIPLIASATATFLFRQFFMTIPDELLEAARIDGAGPMRFFRDVVLPLSRTNIAALFVILFIYGWNQYLWPLLITTDKDMNTIVMGISHMIGVDDFTDWPAVMATAMLAMLPPVAIVVFMQRLFIKGLVETEK; from the coding sequence ATGATCGAACGCCGCCCCGGACTGACGATCCTCAGCCACATCATCCTGCTGAGCGGAATCGCTATCGTCGCCTTTCCGCTCTACGTGACCTTCGTCGCCTCCACGGTGACGCAGGGCGAGATCCTGCAGCCGCCCCTGCCGCTGGTGCCAGGGCCGCATCTGATCGACAATTACACGCGCGCCCTGTTCGAGGGGTCGAGCAAGGTGGTGCCGGTCGGGCAGATGATGCTGAACAGCCTGATCATGGCGCTGGTCATCGCCATCGGCAAAATCGCGATCTCGCTGACCTCGGCCTTCGCCATCGTCTATTTCCGCTTCCCGTTCCGGATGCTGTGCTTCTGGACGATCTTCATCACGCTGATGCTGCCGGTGGAGGTGCGCATCCTGCCCACCTTCGAGGTGGTGGCCGATCTGGGGCTGCTGAATTCCTATGGCGGCCTCACCATTCCGCTGATCGCGTCGGCGACCGCGACCTTCCTGTTCCGGCAGTTCTTCATGACGATCCCGGACGAGCTGCTGGAAGCCGCGCGCATCGACGGCGCCGGGCCGATGCGCTTCTTTCGCGACGTGGTGCTGCCGCTGTCGCGCACCAACATCGCCGCCCTGTTCGTCATCCTCTTCATCTATGGCTGGAACCAGTATCTCTGGCCGTTGCTCATCACCACCGACAAGGACATGAACACCATCGTCATGGGCATCAGCCACATGATCGGCGTGGACGATTTCACCGACTGGCCGGCCGTCATGGCGACCGCCATGCTGGCCATGCTGCCGCCTGTCGCCATTGTCGTCTTCATGCAGCGCCTGTTCATCAAAGGCCTGGTCGAAACCGAAAAGTAA
- a CDS encoding bifunctional helix-turn-helix transcriptional regulator/GNAT family N-acetyltransferase, translating to MEETIREQRIAAIRRFSRFYTRRIGVLHEGLLGSPYSLTEGRIIYELAQRSPLTASDLGADLGLDAGYMSRVLKGLEDKGILARRPSPEDARRTLLSLTEEGQTAFAQLNARSHDEIGDLLDTLPEAARQRLVSSLETAETLLSGEALQPPAYLLRPHRPGDIGWVIQRHAELYAEEYGWDISFEALVAEVAATFLRNFDPAGDCCWMAEIAGERVGSAFVVRQDTETAKLRLVIVDPKARGLGIGARLVEECLRFARQAGYRRMILWTNDVLHAARHIYVKAGFRLVASEPHHSFGKDLVGETWERDL from the coding sequence ATGGAAGAGACTATTCGTGAACAGCGCATCGCGGCGATCCGCCGCTTCAGCCGCTTCTATACCCGGCGTATCGGCGTGCTGCATGAGGGGCTGCTCGGCAGTCCCTATTCCCTGACCGAAGGCCGAATCATCTATGAGCTGGCGCAGCGTTCGCCGCTGACCGCCAGCGATCTTGGTGCCGATCTCGGCCTCGACGCCGGCTATATGAGCCGCGTCCTGAAGGGGCTGGAGGATAAGGGCATCCTTGCGCGGCGCCCGTCGCCGGAGGATGCCCGCCGCACGTTGTTGTCCCTGACCGAGGAGGGGCAGACTGCCTTCGCGCAGCTGAATGCGCGCAGTCATGACGAGATCGGCGATCTCCTCGACACGCTGCCGGAAGCCGCGCGGCAAAGGCTGGTGTCATCGCTGGAAACGGCTGAGACCCTGTTGTCCGGTGAGGCCCTGCAGCCCCCCGCCTATCTCCTGCGGCCGCATCGGCCGGGCGATATCGGCTGGGTGATCCAGCGCCATGCCGAACTCTATGCCGAGGAATATGGCTGGGACATCAGCTTCGAGGCTCTGGTGGCCGAGGTGGCGGCGACGTTCCTGCGCAACTTTGATCCGGCAGGCGATTGCTGCTGGATGGCCGAGATCGCCGGGGAGCGCGTCGGATCGGCGTTCGTGGTCCGGCAGGATACGGAGACCGCGAAGCTGCGGCTTGTGATCGTCGATCCCAAGGCCCGCGGGCTCGGCATCGGCGCCCGGCTGGTGGAGGAATGCCTGCGCTTCGCCCGCCAGGCCGGCTATCGCCGGATGATCCTGTGGACCAATGATGTGCTGCATGCCGCCCGGCACATCTACGTGAAAGCTGGCTTCCGTCTGGTCGCCTCCGAGCCGCACCACAGCTTCGGCAAGGATCTGGTGGGCGAAACCTGGGAGCGCGATTTGTGA
- the ada gene encoding bifunctional DNA-binding transcriptional regulator/O6-methylguanine-DNA methyltransferase Ada, translated as MRAQRQEAAPQRAVMQPADEEARWLQVLARDSDADGHFVYAVSSTGIYCRPSCPSRKPKRENIGFYELPEAAEQAGFRACKRCRPEQAALADPRMVAVRRACREIERTEQPAPDLETLAAGAGLSPFHFQRLFKQLVGVTPKQYAEARRQARLRHHLRKGEDVASALYGAGYGSSSRLYEKAGDYLGMTPAVYRKGGEGMALGYAMAETAFGLLYVGATERGLCAVGLADDANEALADLAAEFPKAARVPDQQGLAPALAAILAHLDGRSPHLDLPLDIRATAFQHQVWEALRAIPRGETRSYSEIAAALGRPAAVRAVARACATNPAALVIPCHRAVRQDGSLAGYRWGIDRKRRLLAQERKV; from the coding sequence ATGCGGGCCCAGCGACAGGAAGCGGCGCCACAGAGGGCGGTCATGCAGCCGGCGGATGAAGAGGCACGCTGGCTGCAAGTTCTGGCACGCGATAGCGATGCCGATGGCCATTTCGTCTATGCGGTGAGCTCGACGGGGATCTATTGCCGGCCAAGCTGCCCCAGCCGCAAGCCCAAGCGCGAGAATATCGGCTTCTATGAATTGCCTGAAGCCGCCGAACAGGCGGGGTTCCGTGCCTGCAAGCGCTGCCGGCCGGAACAGGCTGCCCTTGCCGATCCGCGCATGGTGGCGGTACGCCGCGCCTGCCGGGAGATCGAGCGCACGGAACAGCCGGCACCCGATCTGGAGACGCTCGCAGCGGGTGCGGGCCTCAGCCCGTTCCATTTTCAGCGCCTGTTCAAGCAGCTGGTCGGGGTAACGCCGAAACAATATGCCGAAGCGCGCAGGCAGGCGCGGCTGCGCCACCATCTGCGCAAAGGCGAGGATGTGGCCAGCGCCCTCTATGGTGCCGGCTATGGCTCCAGCAGCCGTCTTTATGAGAAGGCGGGGGATTATCTCGGCATGACGCCGGCAGTCTATCGCAAGGGCGGCGAGGGCATGGCGCTGGGCTATGCGATGGCGGAGACAGCGTTCGGCCTACTCTATGTCGGCGCGACGGAGCGCGGGCTGTGTGCGGTCGGCCTCGCTGATGATGCGAATGAGGCGCTGGCCGATCTTGCCGCCGAATTCCCTAAGGCTGCGCGGGTACCGGATCAGCAGGGGCTGGCGCCGGCGCTGGCGGCGATCCTTGCGCATCTGGACGGGCGCAGCCCGCATCTCGACCTGCCGCTCGACATCCGCGCGACCGCTTTCCAGCATCAGGTGTGGGAGGCGCTGCGCGCCATTCCGCGCGGCGAAACGCGCAGCTACAGCGAGATTGCGGCTGCACTCGGTCGGCCGGCGGCGGTGCGCGCAGTGGCGCGGGCCTGTGCCACTAATCCGGCGGCGCTGGTCATCCCCTGCCATCGGGCGGTGCGCCAGGACGGGTCACTGGCCGGTTATCGCTGGGGCATCGATCGCAAGCGCCGTCTGCTGGCGCAGGAGCGGAAGGTTTGA
- the ugpB gene encoding sn-glycerol-3-phosphate ABC transporter substrate-binding protein UgpB, translating into MIIRKFTLAAGVLATALTGASAAHAQTEIQWWHAMGGRLGELLQAQVDKFNASQSEFKVVATNKGNYSETLNAGVAAFRAKQQPHLLQVYEVGTASMMAAKGAVKPVYEVMNENGFPFDPKNYLSAVTGYYSTLDGKMLSFPYNSSTPVMYVNKDLYKKAGIDTATLPKTWAEVAAAVDKLKAAGVECPMTVSWQSWTQLENLSAYHNQPFATKANGMLGMDAELTFNGPVQVKHIDMLGTWAKEGKFFYGGRRNEAAARFRSGECGMMFESSAGYAGVKKEAKFDFAISNLPYHAEVEGAPYNTIIGGASVWVMTGHSPAEYKGVANFLNFLSSPEVQAEWHQNTGYLPITYAAYELTKSQGFYEKNPGTDIAIKQMTGKAPTDNSKGLRLGSFDQIRTIIDEELEGVWSGQKTAKAALDNAVARGNELLRRFERANK; encoded by the coding sequence ATGATCATCCGCAAGTTTACACTCGCTGCTGGCGTTCTCGCCACCGCGCTCACCGGCGCCAGCGCTGCCCATGCGCAGACCGAAATCCAGTGGTGGCACGCCATGGGCGGCCGCTTGGGCGAGCTGCTGCAGGCCCAGGTTGACAAGTTCAACGCCTCGCAGAGCGAATTCAAGGTCGTTGCCACCAACAAGGGCAACTACTCCGAAACCCTGAACGCCGGCGTCGCCGCGTTCCGCGCCAAGCAGCAGCCGCACCTGCTGCAGGTGTACGAGGTCGGCACCGCCAGCATGATGGCCGCCAAGGGCGCGGTGAAGCCGGTCTATGAGGTGATGAACGAGAATGGCTTCCCGTTCGACCCGAAGAACTATCTGTCGGCCGTGACCGGCTACTACAGCACGCTGGACGGGAAGATGCTGTCGTTCCCGTACAACAGCTCCACCCCGGTCATGTATGTGAACAAGGACCTGTACAAGAAGGCCGGTATCGACACCGCCACCCTGCCCAAGACCTGGGCCGAGGTCGCTGCCGCCGTGGACAAGCTGAAGGCCGCCGGCGTCGAGTGTCCGATGACCGTCTCCTGGCAGTCCTGGACCCAGCTGGAGAACCTCAGCGCCTATCACAACCAGCCCTTCGCCACCAAGGCGAACGGCATGCTGGGCATGGATGCCGAGCTGACCTTCAACGGCCCGGTGCAGGTGAAGCACATCGACATGCTGGGTACCTGGGCGAAGGAAGGCAAGTTCTTCTACGGTGGCCGCCGCAACGAGGCTGCCGCCCGCTTCCGCAGCGGCGAATGCGGCATGATGTTTGAAAGCTCGGCCGGCTATGCAGGCGTGAAGAAGGAAGCCAAGTTCGACTTCGCGATCAGCAACCTGCCCTACCACGCCGAAGTCGAGGGCGCGCCTTACAACACCATCATCGGCGGCGCGTCGGTGTGGGTGATGACCGGCCATTCCCCGGCGGAATACAAGGGTGTGGCCAACTTCCTGAACTTCCTGTCCTCGCCGGAAGTGCAGGCCGAGTGGCACCAGAATACCGGCTATCTGCCGATCACCTACGCCGCCTATGAGCTGACCAAGAGCCAGGGCTTCTACGAGAAGAACCCGGGCACCGACATCGCCATCAAGCAGATGACCGGCAAGGCCCCGACCGATAACTCCAAGGGCCTGCGCCTGGGCAGCTTCGACCAGATTCGCACCATCATCGACGAGGAGCTGGAAGGCGTGTGGTCCGGCCAGAAGACCGCCAAGGCGGCTCTGGACAATGCGGTTGCCCGTGGCAACGAGCTGCTGCGCCGCTTCGAGCGGGCCAACAAGTAA
- a CDS encoding dihydrodipicolinate synthase family protein: protein MSTLTGPAGVVAASLTAFKPDLSIDTERTLAHAKWLLANGCDGVLIFGTTGEANSLSVAERLEVIEAIGKSDLPKDKLMIGTGCCAIPDTVALSKAALAAGVVRLLMLPPFYYKNQSEDGLYAAFATAIDRINDPRMKIFLYHFPQMSGVPIPDAVTAKLIKNYPGIVVGMKDSSGDFEHMKKMLTEHPGFELYSGTEKYLLDVLRLGSPGTISATVNVTCAQAAKVFANWKSADADALQAEMTAQRVAMESAPAASAMKEMIARQTGDAAWRPVRPPFVAISDERYAALEEKLAQTQFRFPGTQAKAAE, encoded by the coding sequence ATGAGCACCCTGACCGGCCCGGCGGGCGTTGTCGCCGCCAGCCTTACCGCCTTCAAGCCCGATCTTTCCATCGATACGGAGCGCACCCTCGCGCACGCCAAGTGGCTGCTGGCCAATGGCTGTGACGGCGTGCTGATCTTCGGCACCACCGGCGAGGCGAACTCGCTGTCCGTCGCCGAGCGGCTGGAGGTCATCGAGGCGATCGGCAAGTCCGACCTGCCGAAGGACAAGCTGATGATCGGCACCGGCTGCTGCGCCATCCCGGACACGGTCGCTCTGTCGAAGGCTGCTCTCGCGGCCGGCGTGGTGCGCCTGCTGATGCTGCCGCCCTTCTACTACAAGAACCAGTCCGAGGACGGGCTGTATGCCGCCTTCGCCACCGCCATCGACCGGATCAACGATCCGCGGATGAAGATCTTCCTGTACCACTTCCCGCAGATGTCGGGCGTGCCGATCCCGGATGCCGTCACCGCGAAGCTGATCAAGAACTACCCCGGCATCGTGGTCGGCATGAAGGACAGCTCCGGCGATTTCGAGCATATGAAGAAGATGCTGACCGAGCATCCCGGCTTCGAGCTGTATTCCGGCACCGAGAAGTATCTGCTGGATGTGCTGCGCCTGGGCTCGCCCGGCACGATTTCGGCCACGGTGAACGTGACCTGCGCACAGGCGGCGAAGGTGTTCGCCAATTGGAAGAGCGCCGATGCCGATGCCCTGCAGGCCGAGATGACCGCCCAGCGTGTCGCCATGGAAAGCGCGCCGGCGGCCAGCGCCATGAAGGAGATGATCGCCCGGCAGACCGGCGATGCCGCTTGGCGCCCGGTGCGTCCGCCCTTCGTCGCGATCTCCGACGAGCGCTATGCCGCCCTGGAGGAGAAGCTGGCCCAGACCCAGTTCCGCTTCCCTGGCACCCAGGCCAAAGCTGCCGAGTAA
- a CDS encoding SCO family protein has protein sequence MSSTLLRRALLIFIAGALVLLVALAGRVYMMMQQDAPQGTAALIGGPFELVDQDGKPRRDSDFRGQYMLVNFGYTYCPDVCPLGLQVMAQAMDMLPEEKAQKLTPIFITVDPARDTVEQMKNYVGFFHPRMVGLTGTPEQVATAAKAYRVYYKKVESESAADYLMDHSAIIYLMGPDGKYLANFTHETPPERMAETLNKML, from the coding sequence ATGTCTTCCACCCTTCTGCGCCGCGCCCTGCTGATCTTCATCGCTGGCGCTCTCGTGCTGCTGGTCGCCCTGGCGGGCCGCGTCTACATGATGATGCAGCAGGATGCGCCGCAGGGCACGGCGGCGCTGATCGGCGGGCCGTTCGAGCTGGTCGATCAGGACGGCAAGCCGCGCCGCGACAGCGACTTCCGGGGTCAGTACATGCTGGTCAACTTCGGCTACACCTACTGTCCGGATGTCTGTCCGCTGGGGTTGCAGGTGATGGCGCAGGCCATGGACATGCTGCCGGAAGAAAAGGCGCAGAAGCTGACGCCGATCTTCATCACCGTCGATCCGGCGCGCGATACGGTGGAGCAGATGAAGAACTATGTCGGGTTCTTCCATCCGCGCATGGTCGGCCTCACCGGCACGCCGGAGCAGGTGGCCACCGCCGCCAAGGCCTACCGGGTCTATTACAAGAAGGTGGAGAGCGAGAGCGCCGCCGACTATCTGATGGACCACAGTGCCATCATCTATCTGATGGGTCCGGACGGTAAGTATCTTGCGAATTTCACACATGAGACTCCGCCGGAACGGATGGCAGAGACCCTAAACAAGATGCTATAA
- a CDS encoding DMT family transporter, protein MTGAPAIDRRTARLAGLAAAGTGIQVGATLVASRYAVEQTGPATLTLLRYALGLAVLLAPALLAPRTRFAPRDLLAIVLLGIGQFALLVALLNIGLQYTTAARAALVFASMPLLTLLLAALIGQEKLSGAKGLGVMLTLIGVGLALGETLAAPTGEGRDWLGALAVLGSAVTGAICSVLYRPYLARYPVVRVGALAMAAAVLSLLLPAWWEQGATPLTAIDMTAALAVLFIGLSSGVFFFLWLWALRHAPASRVAVFLALSPPTAALLGVLLLDEPLTLSLLAGLAAIVAGIVMAHR, encoded by the coding sequence GTGACAGGCGCGCCGGCAATCGACCGGCGAACTGCGCGGCTGGCCGGGCTGGCCGCCGCCGGCACTGGCATCCAGGTCGGCGCCACCCTGGTCGCCAGCCGCTATGCGGTGGAGCAGACAGGCCCGGCAACGCTGACGCTGCTGCGCTATGCGCTGGGGCTAGCGGTCCTGCTGGCCCCTGCCCTGCTGGCGCCACGGACACGCTTTGCGCCCCGCGACCTGCTGGCCATCGTTCTGCTGGGCATAGGCCAGTTCGCGCTGCTGGTGGCATTGCTGAATATCGGCCTGCAATACACCACCGCCGCCCGCGCCGCCCTGGTCTTTGCCAGCATGCCTTTGCTGACGCTGTTGCTGGCCGCCTTGATCGGGCAGGAAAAGCTGAGCGGCGCCAAGGGTCTGGGCGTGATGCTGACACTCATCGGCGTCGGGCTGGCGCTGGGTGAGACACTGGCCGCGCCGACCGGAGAAGGGAGGGACTGGCTCGGCGCGCTGGCCGTGCTGGGCAGTGCGGTCACCGGCGCCATATGTTCCGTGCTGTACCGCCCCTACCTTGCCCGTTATCCGGTGGTGCGGGTCGGGGCGCTGGCGATGGCGGCAGCCGTCCTGTCGCTGCTGCTGCCGGCCTGGTGGGAGCAGGGGGCCACACCCCTAACCGCCATCGATATGACCGCAGCCCTTGCTGTCCTTTTCATCGGGCTCAGCAGCGGCGTGTTCTTCTTCCTCTGGCTCTGGGCACTGCGCCATGCCCCAGCCAGCCGCGTTGCCGTGTTCCTGGCGCTCAGCCCGCCGACGGCGGCGTTGCTGGGGGTCCTGCTCCTCGACGAACCGCTGACCCTGTCGCTGCTGGCCGGCCTTGCCGCCATCGTCGCCGGAATCGTGATGGCGCATCGCTAG
- a CDS encoding sn-glycerol-3-phosphate import ATP-binding protein UgpC: MADVHLKNVFKKYGDTQVIHGIDMDISDGEFIVLVGPSGCGKSTLLRMVAGLEEITGGDISIADRVVNQLEPKDRDIAMVFQNYALYPHMTVYANMAYGLKIKGLPKAEIEKRVQDAASLLQIGQLLERYPRQLSGGQRQRVAMGRAIVREPAVFLFDEPLSNLDAKLRVQMRVEIKRLQRRLGTTSIYVTHDQVEAMTMADRLVVMNLGVAEQIGTPLEVYEKPATMFVAGFIGSPSMNFLPATLSDGGRTADLGGVMLPLNGGVRGAADGKPVVLGIRPEHLQQQAEAAPGTLEVAVDLVEMLGADTLVYGTIQGTEAHLTARLPGVAQFRAGDTLHLRPADNELHLFDKESEKRLN; this comes from the coding sequence ATGGCTGACGTCCATCTGAAGAACGTCTTCAAGAAATACGGCGATACCCAGGTGATCCACGGGATCGACATGGATATATCCGATGGCGAGTTCATCGTGCTGGTCGGCCCGTCGGGCTGCGGCAAGTCCACCCTGCTGCGCATGGTGGCCGGGCTGGAGGAAATCACCGGTGGCGACATCTCGATCGCCGACCGGGTGGTGAACCAGCTGGAGCCGAAGGACCGCGACATCGCGATGGTGTTCCAGAACTACGCGCTGTACCCGCACATGACGGTCTATGCCAACATGGCCTATGGGCTGAAGATCAAGGGCCTGCCGAAGGCCGAGATCGAAAAGCGGGTGCAGGATGCCGCCAGCCTGCTGCAGATCGGCCAGCTGCTGGAGCGCTATCCCCGCCAGCTGTCCGGCGGCCAGCGCCAGCGCGTCGCCATGGGCCGCGCCATCGTGCGCGAGCCGGCCGTGTTCCTGTTCGACGAGCCGCTGTCCAACCTCGACGCCAAGCTGCGCGTGCAGATGCGCGTGGAGATCAAGCGGCTGCAGCGGCGCCTCGGCACCACCTCGATCTACGTCACCCACGACCAGGTCGAGGCGATGACCATGGCCGACCGGCTGGTGGTCATGAATCTGGGTGTCGCCGAGCAGATCGGCACGCCGCTGGAGGTCTATGAGAAGCCGGCCACCATGTTTGTCGCCGGCTTCATCGGCTCGCCCTCGATGAATTTCCTGCCGGCCACCCTGTCCGATGGTGGCCGCACCGCCGATCTGGGCGGCGTGATGCTGCCGCTGAATGGCGGGGTCCGCGGTGCTGCCGATGGCAAGCCGGTGGTGCTGGGCATCCGCCCGGAACATCTCCAGCAGCAGGCCGAAGCCGCCCCGGGCACGCTGGAAGTCGCGGTCGATCTGGTCGAGATGCTGGGTGCCGACACGCTGGTCTATGGCACGATCCAGGGCACCGAGGCGCATCTGACCGCCCGCCTGCCCGGCGTGGCGCAGTTCCGGGCCGGCGACACGCTGCACCTGCGCCCGGCGGACAATGAGCTGCATCTGTTCGACAAGGAAAGCGAGAAGCGGCTGAACTGA
- the ugpA gene encoding sn-glycerol-3-phosphate ABC transporter permease UgpA, producing MEKRVVFRQRLLPLALVFPQLVITAVFFLWPASQALYQSFLIEDAFGLSSEFVWFENFENLLSDPLYFSSFKTTAVFSISVTALSLGMALVLAVMADRVIKGTDAYRTLLIWPYAVAPAIVGVLWLFMFNPSTGLVAFWLKQMGYNWNHVLNGNQAMTLIVFAAAWKQISYNFLFFLAGLQAIPKSLIEAAAIDGAGPSRRFWTIVFPLLSPTTFFLLVVNIVYAFFDTFGIIHAVTKGGPGKATETLVYKVFSDGFVSLDLGGSAAQSVILMAIVITLTVVQFRYIERRVHY from the coding sequence ATGGAAAAACGCGTCGTCTTCCGCCAGCGCCTGCTGCCGCTGGCCCTGGTCTTTCCCCAGCTGGTGATCACGGCTGTGTTCTTCCTCTGGCCGGCAAGCCAGGCGCTGTACCAGTCCTTCCTCATCGAGGACGCATTCGGCCTGTCGAGCGAGTTCGTCTGGTTCGAGAATTTCGAGAACCTGCTGAGCGATCCGCTGTATTTCTCCTCCTTCAAGACCACGGCCGTGTTCAGCATCTCGGTGACGGCGCTGTCGCTCGGCATGGCGCTGGTGCTGGCCGTCATGGCCGACCGCGTCATCAAGGGCACCGACGCTTACCGCACCCTGCTGATCTGGCCCTATGCCGTGGCCCCGGCCATCGTCGGCGTGCTGTGGCTGTTCATGTTCAACCCGTCGACCGGCCTCGTCGCCTTCTGGCTGAAGCAGATGGGCTATAACTGGAACCATGTGCTGAACGGCAACCAGGCCATGACGCTGATTGTGTTCGCCGCCGCCTGGAAGCAGATCAGCTACAATTTCCTGTTCTTCCTGGCCGGGCTGCAGGCAATTCCGAAATCGCTGATTGAGGCGGCTGCCATTGATGGCGCCGGCCCGTCGCGGCGGTTCTGGACCATCGTGTTCCCGCTGCTGTCCCCGACCACCTTCTTCCTGCTGGTCGTTAACATCGTCTATGCCTTCTTCGACACCTTCGGCATCATCCATGCCGTCACCAAGGGCGGTCCCGGCAAGGCGACCGAGACGCTGGTGTACAAGGTGTTCTCGGACGGTTTCGTCAGCCTCGACCTCGGCGGTTCGGCGGCGCAGTCGGTCATCCTGATGGCGATCGTCATCACGCTGACCGTCGTGCAGTTCCGCTATATCGAACGCCGCGTGCATTACTGA
- a CDS encoding SRPBCC family protein — MTLFWIVTIAVLAAIALLALVVARRPDHFRIARSTRIDAPPETVFAILNNPRRGVDWSPFERTDPNMKRVFTGPDQGVGATLAWDGNRQCGTGSIRIVESVPHSHIALALEMSRPMKASNRVIFTLEPAQGGTKLTWAMEGPMNYAGKAFSLVCNSEKMVGGAFETGLADLKKLAEWEAPRAA; from the coding sequence ATGACTCTTTTCTGGATCGTAACGATTGCCGTTCTGGCAGCTATTGCCCTGCTGGCGCTGGTCGTGGCGCGGCGGCCGGACCATTTCCGCATCGCCCGGTCGACGCGGATCGACGCACCGCCGGAGACCGTCTTCGCCATCCTGAACAACCCACGGCGCGGCGTCGACTGGTCGCCCTTCGAGCGTACGGACCCGAACATGAAGCGCGTCTTCACCGGCCCCGACCAGGGGGTTGGCGCGACCCTCGCCTGGGATGGCAACCGGCAATGCGGCACCGGCAGTATCCGCATCGTCGAAAGCGTGCCGCACAGCCATATCGCCCTTGCCCTGGAAATGAGCCGCCCGATGAAGGCCAGCAACCGCGTCATCTTCACGCTGGAGCCGGCACAGGGCGGGACAAAGCTCACCTGGGCGATGGAAGGCCCGATGAACTACGCCGGCAAGGCCTTCAGCCTGGTGTGCAATTCCGAGAAGATGGTGGGCGGGGCGTTCGAGACCGGCCTTGCCGATCTGAAGAAGCTGGCCGAGTGGGAAGCCCCGCGCGCCGCCTGA